The genomic region TCACTGTCGTTGTATTCATCACTTGTATTGTCGAATTCATCTGCAAACTCATCGTACTCAGCTTCTTCCTTGCCCGATTCCAAGGCAGGATTCTCCTCCAATTCTTGCTTTACATATTGCTCAAAAGCCAAAGTAGGAAGCTGCACGAGCTTCATTAGCTGTATTTGCTGAGGCGAAAGCTTCTGTGAGAGTTTAAGTTGTAAATTCTGTTTTAACATTTCTTACTCAAATCATTCGGAATTAATAGGGTGCAAAGATACAAAAATTATTTCTTTTTAATCACCCTGCGGATCACCTTACGTATTTTTTGCTTACTTTTACGCGTATGATAGTTCCTGTTCACATAAAAGAGCAGCAGCGCCAAACCTGTGTAAATCACAGTAAAAGCAATCCCCAAGTAAAGCGTCGAAAGCACTTTATTCAACGACAAGACCACCACAAAAACGAGAAAATTAATCGCCGCCAACAGCAAACTCGCTTGCGTATGCGACAGCCTCATATAGTCAATCATCACGTGATGAATGTGATTTCTATCCGCCTGAAAAGGTCTGCCATTGCGTATCAATCGATTGGCAAAAACCCGCGTAGTATCAAAAAAAGGAATAAAAATAATCGCCAACAGCACCCACAGCTTATTCATCGGATGAATTTCCAACGCCTCAAGCCCATCAGCCCTGAGTGCAAAAAACTTAATTGCCAACACAGCCAACAGAAAGCCCACCGTCATCGACCCCGTATCACCCATAAACACTCGCTTCCTCGCAGAAAGATTGTAACGCAAAAAAGCCAACAAGAAACCAATGCACAGCACCGACAGCAAGAAGTAGTAATAATCGCTGGCTAAGAAAAAAACATAACCAAAAACCCCAAAAATCACAATACCAACCATCGCCGCCGAGCCATTAATTCCATCGATAAGGTTATACGAATTCACAATAGCCATCACAATACTACAACTAAACAGCAGCGAGAGCCAATACGGTATTTCATCAATCCCCAAAAAATGATCAAACGTAGTGATTTTCAGCCCAGTACCAAACAACAAGATAAGTGTGGCGATGATCTGCCCCAGTAATTTTGTACTCGGATAAACCCCAACCAAATCATCCTTCAAGCCCACAAAAAACAAAACCCCTAAGCCAGAGATAATGTTAATACCCACAGAGTCATAGTCGTACGCGCGCAAAAAGAAAAGCGTAAACACCACACTTATAAAGAACGAAAGCCCTCCCAAAGTTGGCGTCTTTACCCTATGCGAGCTTCGCTGGTTCGGCTTATCCATCAAGTTCTTTTCCTTCACCACATAGATAATACTCGGCAAAGCAAAATAACTCACCACAAACGATAGCACGAACACCCATATCGCCACGAAAAGTAAATTCTCTGCAAAAAAAGCGTTCATAAATACTAAATAAATTGACAAAAGATTGCCCGCAAAGATACAACAAAAAAACCACCCCCACAAGCAAAATCCTTTAATTTATAACAACTAGGAAACTATTTCTCCTTAAGTAAAATCATAACGCACTGCAAATCAATATACAAAAAAGGGTAGTTCTTTTCAGAACCACCCCTCATACTATTCCTGTAAATAAAATATTTTATCTTATTATTCATTGATTGCAGCAATACCTGGCAATACTAAGCCTTCAAGGCTCTCAAGCATTGCACCACCTCCTGTAGATACATAGCTCACCTTGTGCTCAAAGCCAAATTGCTTTACAGCAGCTACCGAGTCGCCACCCCCAACGAGTGAGAAAGCCCCCTTCTTAGTAGCTTCAGCAATAAAGTTACCTACTTCAATAGTCCCCTTTGCAAAGTTAGGCATTTCAAACACACCTACAGGACCATTCCAAAGGATCGTCTTTGACTCTAAAATCACCTTCTTAAAGCTCTCTAAGGTCTTAGGACCTACATCCAAGCCTTCCCAACCATCAGGAATAGCATTTACAGACACTACTTGGGTTTTAGCCTCATTGTTAAACCCATCAGCTGCAACTACATCTATAGGCAAGTGCACTTGTACACCCTTCGCTTTTGCTTTCGCTAAGATATCTAAAGCCAACTCCTGTTTGTCATCTTCACAAATAGAGTTGCCAATCTTACCTCCTTGTGCTTTGATGAAGGTATAAGCCATACCGCCCCCGATAATCAGATGGTTCACTTTGTCTAAGATATTCTCAATAATAGTGATCTTCGATGACACTTTCGAGCCACCAAGGATTGCCAATACTGGTTTCTCACCACTCTTCATCACCTTGTCGATACTCTCAATTTCTTTTGCCAAAAGGTAGCCAAAGCACTTATTTTGAGGGAAGAATTTCGCTACAATAGTCGTAGAAGCGTGTGCACGGTGTGCGGTACCGAAAGCATCATTTACATAGATATCACCAAGTTTAGCAAGCTCTTTTGAAAAACCTTCATCACCTTTTTCTTCTTCCTTGTGGAAACGTAAATTCTCCAAAAGCACTACACTGCCAGCTGGTGCCTCTGCTACAGCTTTCTCTGCCTTTGCCCCTACACATTCATCAACAAAAATAACCTTCTTTCCTAATACTTTCTCCACCTCACCCACAATATGGCGCAGTGAATACTTGTCGTTGCGTTCTCCTTTGGGGCGTCCAAGGTGGCTCATTAGCACTACAGTGCCACCATCTTTTAGTACCTTCTCAATAGTAGGTTTCGCTGCTTCAATACGTGTATTGTCAGTAACCTTAAAGTTCTCGTCCAATGGCACATTAAAGTCCACTCTAATCAAGGCTTTCTTGCCCGCAAAATTAAAATTGTCTATGGTCTTCATATATAAATTATATTATTATTTTCAAGGTGCAAAATTACAAATAATTTTTAAATTACATTACTCTAATTTATTTAGTGGCATAATCTCTTTTATAGATTGTATCACCTCCCAAAAGTCCTCTGCCTTAGCATACTACTCATCAAAGTGTGTTATACACCAATCTAATTCACACTTATGCCACTCAGGTATATCCTTATCGGTACTATCTAACGCACATTGCTGTACATCCGCAGGTAGTTCTTCTATAGCTTTTATTTTATTCTTGAGTTGCCACATTTCTCACTTCTTTGATATATTTCTTGATCGTATCTATGTCTACTGTATCATATTCTGATTTATCATAAATAGAGATAAAGTAAACGGAGTTAATATCCTTTTGATCAATGTGTAGCAATATTTCGTGTGTAATAACTCTTGCACCTCCACTTTTCCCTTGATTTTTAGAAGTGATATTCATTCTTATCTTACGAATACCTCCTCCTAACGACTCTCCAAGATCAGGATTGGTAATGAATTCGTCTCGAAGGTGTTTTTATATCATCTTTAATAGACTTGTATTTCTTATAGAGTTTCTTAAACTCTTTATCAAATACTGGTGTCGTGTCAAAAGCATATTCCATTAATCCAATTCATTAAGCAATTCATCTAAACTTTTGGGTTTTAACTTTCCTTTACGACATAACTCCATTTCTTCAAGTCCCTGCCTGAGCATTGCCTTAAATTTCTTTTGTTGCTTTTCGGCCCTGATTTTTTCAAAGTCCATAGACTCTATCGTGGTATCCCAACGCAATTGGATTCCTAAAATCTTACCGATGTCTAACAATTTCTGTATGTTTGCTGCCGAAGCATTATTCATTATCGTTAATGTCTGCATAATATCATTCCTTTAATTTATTATACAATCTATCCCTACACCTTGAGAACAACCCTTTCACCTATTCTAATTCTAAAAGCTACTGTCTAAAAGCTCCTCCTACCGCATCAACGCCGTGAGCTTACTCTTAGGGGTCTTACGCTGCTTGTTGTACTCGTCGAACTGCATTAGCAGATTGTTATTAGCCCTCACCAAGGCGTTGGTTTCAAGCAATATACTAAAATAGAGTTTCGTAGTCTTAGGGCTCGTCTCGGTGGTGCGGATATGGTCTATCTGCTTTTGCACCGTCTGCGATAGCTCGCCTTTGAGTGTCTTGCAGTGTTCCAACACAAAATGTATCTTGCTATAATCTTCCTTCTTAAAGATCTCAGCCTCCTGCTTAAAGAGATCGGCTATTCTATCGGCGATACTCTTCAGATCGCGCAACTGATAGAACTTCAGCGGCTTGTGGTTGTTATTCACGTGGTCGTACGCACTGACGGTAATGGCGGTAAGGCATTGTGCCATATCCTGCAAATAGTCTAATATCAGAATGTAGAACTTACTCGACGCTACCGAACTCTCATTGAGCGACTTGATAAAGTAATAGATATTCCCCTTGAGGGCATCGAGCTCCTTCTCTAATTTCTTAGCATTCTTCTTGTTCTTGGTGAGCTTACTGAGGTCTTGCGCACTGAGGTTCTTCACCACTTTGGCATAGAGCTCATCAATGCGCTCAAAGGTCTCAGCCACATAGTTAGAGCTCTCCTTAATCACTCCGCCGATAGTCGCCAAGTCGCTGCTCTCAAAGCGGCGTACGCTGCCTTTGGCACGTTGCCGATTGCGGTACACCACCGCACTGCGAAGCAAGAAAAGTGCCACCACTACGATCATCACGATGAGCCCAATGATGTTGCCATAGTAGAGAATGCCCGCTACTACGAACGCCCCCAAGAAAGCGACAATCGCCGTGAGGAACCACCCGCCTACTACATTCAGCACTCCTGCCACACGGAACACAGCACTATCCCTACCCCACGCACGGTCAGCCAACGACGAACCCATAGCCACCATAAACGTTACGTAGGTAGTCGATAGCGGCTGCTTCATCGAAGTACCGATAGCTATAAGGCTACTTGATACCACCAAGTTGATCGCCGCCCGCACGAGGTCAAACGCTGGGCGATCTTCCTCTTTAATGGTCTTATCCTCTGCCGCCGCCTCAAAGCGCGCGTCTATCTTCTTCTGTAAGGATTTAGGAGTAATGGCATTGACTGCCGCCGCCCCCAACACGGTGATGCGCACCAAAAAGCGCGACAGGAAGTTCGCCGAGAACTGCTCCTCACCACCCTCACTCTGGCGCGAGAGCTTCACCCCTGTTTCAATCACACTGCGCGCCTTCTTCGAGAACCACAGCGTGAGAATCATAATAAAGCCCGTCAAAAGCAATATCGCGGTAGGCGTACCCATATTGCCCAATAGCCCTTCCATCGTAAAGCGGTTGTACTCCACACCCGAAACGTGCCACAAGTCATACGACTGATACGCCGCCACAGGCACCCCAATAAAGTTCACTAAGTCGTTACCCGCAAAAGCCATTGCCAAGGCAAAAGTACCGCTCAGGATAATGATGCGGAAGATATTAACCCGCAGGGCAATAAGCACTTGCGAGAGCACTGACCACAGCACAAAGCAAGCCAAGAGCAACCATAACATATTCTCCTCCATCCAAGTGATCGCCTCCACAGGGATAAACGCCACACCTTTCAGCCCCTTGAAGATAATAAAATAAGAGAGTGCCGTCAGCGAGATACCGCCGAAAATGCCCCCTATGTATTTGATCGTCCTGTCGTAATTAAAGCTAAACACCAAGCGCGCCAGCCACTGCACTATCGTCCCCACCACAAAGGCAACTGCCACTGAAATAAAGATCCCCGAAACGAGCTTACTTGCCTCTGCCGTATTGATATACTGGAAGATATCCGTAAGCGGCGCACCTGCCTTGAATATCTTGATGCACGCCACGCACACCGATGCCCCCAGCAGTTCAAAGACGATGGAGACCGTAGTAGAGGTCGGCAGCCCCAGCGTATTGAAGAGGTCTAAAAGCAATATGTCGGCTAAGATTACCGCCATAAAGATTACCATTACCTCATTGAAATAGAACTGAGTAGGGTTAAAAATTCCCTTACGAGCGATCTCCATCATCCCGCTGGAAAAGATAGCCCCCAGAGCCACCCCCACGCTGGCTACAATCATTATCGTACGCAGCGTAGCCACCTTTGAGCCCACTGCCGAGTTGAGGAAATTGCCTGCATCGTTGCTCACGCCCACTACCAAATCCACGATAGCCAAGGCGCAGAACACGAACAGCATAAAGATATAAACTTGCTCCATTACGCTTGTTTTACATTTACGGCACAAAATTACAATATTTTGATGAAACCACAATAGAAAAACAGAAAAAAATAACACAGCAAATTGTGCACTACCAATTGACACATCACCCACCAAATACCGTAGAAAAATATACTTTTATAGTTGTATAAAAGGTTCTCTTGTATTAGGCAAGAGGAAGTGTCTAAATTTATTTTTCTTCTTTAATACCTTATTTATAAACTACTTATAAAGTGCTGTCCTAAAAAAAATAAACCTAACTATTGCATAACTAAAAAAGTATTACTATTTTAGCCGCAAATTTTAATTATACCATTATGATAGAAAGTTTTAATTTCAGTTTTATTATTGTTGTCTTCATAGGAGTAGTCCTTCTATTAGGAGCAGTTTTTACTGTGAGGCAACAAACCGCCGTATCTATTGAGCGCTTTGGCAAATTCCAGAGCATACGCCACTCAGGCTTACAGTTTAAAATACCTGTATTCGACAAGATTGCAGCCCGTATCAGCCTGAAAATACAGCAGCTCGACGTGGTTGTCGAAACCAAAACCCTCGATGATGTATTTGTAAAGATTAAAGTATCGGTGCAGTTCGTCGTGATTAAGGATAAGGTCTACGATGCTATCTACAAGCTCGAGTACCCTCACGACCAGATTACCAGCTACGTATTCGATGTGGTGCGCGCCGAAGTACCTAAGATGAAGCTCGACGACGTCTTCGTGAAGAAAGACGATATCGCTATTGCTGTAAAGCGCGAAGTGCAGGAGTCGATGGAGACCTATGGCTACGACATCATCAAAACCCTCGTTACCGACATTGACCCTGACGCCCAAGTAAAAGCGGCAATGAACCGCATCAACGCTGCTGAACGCGAAAAAGTAGCCGCACAGTACGAAGGGGATGCACAGCGTATTCTCATTGTAGAAAAAGCCAAAGCCGAGGCTGAAAGCAAGCGACTGCAAGGGCAAGGTATTGCCGATCAGCGGCGCGAAATAGCCCGTGGATTGGTGGAAAGCGTAGGAGTACTGCACAAGGTGGGGATCAGTTCGCAAGAGGCATCAGCCCTTATCGTGGTGACCCAGCATTACGATACGCTCCAATCAGTAGGGCAACAGGCTAACAGCAATCTTATCTTGCTACCTAACTCGCCTGAAGCAGGCAACGAGATGCTCAACAATATGATTACCTCCTTTACAGCCTCTGCACAGATCTCAGAGAAGATGAAGGAGCATAGCAAGAGGAAAAAAGAGGAATAACTTTCCTCTACAAGAAGTGTACAAGGGGCAGTCCTACTATTTTAGGACTGCCCCTTGTGCGTTACAGGGAGAAACAACTTCCTGCCAAATCGCGCGCTATTAAAGCCTCCTCGCCGATACGCTGAGCTACGGCATCCCCTCTTCTGCCGTGCTCAAATACACCCAGCAAAGCAGCCTCCAAAGGGCTATAGCCTTGGGCACGTAGCCCCGTGAGGATCCCTGTGAGGACATCGCCACTGCCACCCGTAGCCATCCCCACATTGCCTGAGGAGTTCAGCCAGCAGTGTACACCATCAGTGATAAGGGTATGTGCCCCTTTTACAATAAGAATAATGCTATGCTTAAGGGCAAAAGTCTTCGCTTTTTCTATCTTCTCAAAGTCGTCATTCCAACTACCAATAAGGCGCTCCAATTCCTTGGGGTGAGGAGTGAGGATAGCGCTCCGTGGTATCTTCGTTTGCGCTTCGTTGTGCTGAGCGAGCAAATTCAGTGCATCGGCATCAATTACAAAGGGCACTTGGGCGTACAAATCGAATAGCTCAAAAAGTGCTTCTGCTGTATCGGGATGCTTGCCCAAGCCTACGCCAACGCCTATTGCCGAGGGCTGGAAAGGCACTGTGATAGTGTTAATGTGTTTCTTCTTATCTGAGGTCAATACCATTGCCTCTGGCACTGCCGTTTGTAGGATAGGGTATCCACATCGGGGGATAAGCGCAGTGACTAAGCCTGTGCCTATCCGCAAAGCAGCCGTAGCACTGAGCACTACAGCACCTATTTTGCCATAACTACCCCCTATGAGCAGTGCGTGACCAAAGGTACCCTTATGGGCAAACTTATTACGAACCTTTCGCAGTGGGGTAACAATTTCTTCAGTGAGATAGGTAAAATCAGTGGAAAGCGAGGCTATAAAGTCGGTATCTAAGCCGATATCGAGTACTTTCCACTGTGGGATGTGTACCCCTGTCTGTGGGAGTAAGAGCGGTAATTTAGGTGTCTGAAAGGTGAGTACTACCGAAGGATTTACAAAGAGATCTGGGGTGGCTTTGTCGGTATATACCCCCGAGGGTATATCTACACTTACGACATAAGCACCAGCACTGTTGATACGCTCAAAAACTGATTGTACCCACGTAGGGGCAGGGCGATTGAGTCCTACCCCAAAGATCGCATCTACAATTACCTCGCCTTGTAGGGTTATTGTGGAGGCATTCTCGGCAGTGATAGGGTGTATTGGGAGGTGAAGTTCTTCCAATAAATGAAGGTTTGCTTGGCAGTCTGCCGAGAGTTGCTCGCTGAACTGCACTAAGTATACGCTCACTTGCTTGCCGCTTTGGAGGAGTATCCGTGCTAAGGCTAAGCCGTCGCCTCCGTTGTTGCCCACTCCTGCCATTATGCAGAAAGATTGTGCCTCAGGCAGGTGCTTTTCTATCCATAGGAATAGCTGAGTGGAGGCGCGTTCCATCAGTTGCCAAGAGGTGATGCCTTGCCTTTCAATGGTGATGCGGTCAGCTTCTCGGAGCTGTTCGGTATTGAGTATCTTCATAGTTGTAAGGGTTTAAATAAGAATGGCTCCCTAAGGCTCAACAATGAGTTTTTTGGCAAACTGCTTGCAGAAGTCCTGCATTGTAGTGTACATCTCCTCGTCGTCAGTGGCTTGGAGGTACTTTTCGCTCATTGTGGCAAACATCTGGTAGAAGAAGAACTTCATATCGTTGAGGGGCATTTGCTTTGTCCATAGGTCGA from Capnocytophaga haemolytica harbors:
- the gldC gene encoding gliding motility protein GldC encodes the protein MVHSTSTITLTVGLDENKIAEALHFSAEDGDITEQETPSFFLSLWDAENKQALSVDLWTKQMPLNDMKFFFYQMFATMSEKYLQATDDEEMYTTMQDFCKQFAKKLIVEP
- a CDS encoding glycosyltransferase family 4 protein codes for the protein MNAFFAENLLFVAIWVFVLSFVVSYFALPSIIYVVKEKNLMDKPNQRSSHRVKTPTLGGLSFFISVVFTLFFLRAYDYDSVGINIISGLGVLFFVGLKDDLVGVYPSTKLLGQIIATLILLFGTGLKITTFDHFLGIDEIPYWLSLLFSCSIVMAIVNSYNLIDGINGSAAMVGIVIFGVFGYVFFLASDYYYFLLSVLCIGFLLAFLRYNLSARKRVFMGDTGSMTVGFLLAVLAIKFFALRADGLEALEIHPMNKLWVLLAIIFIPFFDTTRVFANRLIRNGRPFQADRNHIHHVMIDYMRLSHTQASLLLAAINFLVFVVVLSLNKVLSTLYLGIAFTVIYTGLALLLFYVNRNYHTRKSKQKIRKVIRRVIKKK
- a CDS encoding phosphoglycerate kinase, translated to MKTIDNFNFAGKKALIRVDFNVPLDENFKVTDNTRIEAAKPTIEKVLKDGGTVVLMSHLGRPKGERNDKYSLRHIVGEVEKVLGKKVIFVDECVGAKAEKAVAEAPAGSVVLLENLRFHKEEEKGDEGFSKELAKLGDIYVNDAFGTAHRAHASTTIVAKFFPQNKCFGYLLAKEIESIDKVMKSGEKPVLAILGGSKVSSKITIIENILDKVNHLIIGGGMAYTFIKAQGGKIGNSICEDDKQELALDILAKAKAKGVQVHLPIDVVAADGFNNEAKTQVVSVNAIPDGWEGLDVGPKTLESFKKVILESKTILWNGPVGVFEMPNFAKGTIEVGNFIAEATKKGAFSLVGGGDSVAAVKQFGFEHKVSYVSTGGGAMLESLEGLVLPGIAAINE
- a CDS encoding inorganic phosphate transporter, translated to MEQVYIFMLFVFCALAIVDLVVGVSNDAGNFLNSAVGSKVATLRTIMIVASVGVALGAIFSSGMMEIARKGIFNPTQFYFNEVMVIFMAVILADILLLDLFNTLGLPTSTTVSIVFELLGASVCVACIKIFKAGAPLTDIFQYINTAEASKLVSGIFISVAVAFVVGTIVQWLARLVFSFNYDRTIKYIGGIFGGISLTALSYFIIFKGLKGVAFIPVEAITWMEENMLWLLLACFVLWSVLSQVLIALRVNIFRIIILSGTFALAMAFAGNDLVNFIGVPVAAYQSYDLWHVSGVEYNRFTMEGLLGNMGTPTAILLLTGFIMILTLWFSKKARSVIETGVKLSRQSEGGEEQFSANFLSRFLVRITVLGAAAVNAITPKSLQKKIDARFEAAAEDKTIKEEDRPAFDLVRAAINLVVSSSLIAIGTSMKQPLSTTYVTFMVAMGSSLADRAWGRDSAVFRVAGVLNVVGGWFLTAIVAFLGAFVVAGILYYGNIIGLIVMIVVVALFLLRSAVVYRNRQRAKGSVRRFESSDLATIGGVIKESSNYVAETFERIDELYAKVVKNLSAQDLSKLTKNKKNAKKLEKELDALKGNIYYFIKSLNESSVASSKFYILILDYLQDMAQCLTAITVSAYDHVNNNHKPLKFYQLRDLKSIADRIADLFKQEAEIFKKEDYSKIHFVLEHCKTLKGELSQTVQKQIDHIRTTETSPKTTKLYFSILLETNALVRANNNLLMQFDEYNKQRKTPKSKLTALMR
- a CDS encoding bifunctional ADP-dependent NAD(P)H-hydrate dehydratase/NAD(P)H-hydrate epimerase; the protein is MKILNTEQLREADRITIERQGITSWQLMERASTQLFLWIEKHLPEAQSFCIMAGVGNNGGDGLALARILLQSGKQVSVYLVQFSEQLSADCQANLHLLEELHLPIHPITAENASTITLQGEVIVDAIFGVGLNRPAPTWVQSVFERINSAGAYVVSVDIPSGVYTDKATPDLFVNPSVVLTFQTPKLPLLLPQTGVHIPQWKVLDIGLDTDFIASLSTDFTYLTEEIVTPLRKVRNKFAHKGTFGHALLIGGSYGKIGAVVLSATAALRIGTGLVTALIPRCGYPILQTAVPEAMVLTSDKKKHINTITVPFQPSAIGVGVGLGKHPDTAEALFELFDLYAQVPFVIDADALNLLAQHNEAQTKIPRSAILTPHPKELERLIGSWNDDFEKIEKAKTFALKHSIILIVKGAHTLITDGVHCWLNSSGNVGMATGGSGDVLTGILTGLRAQGYSPLEAALLGVFEHGRRGDAVAQRIGEEALIARDLAGSCFSL
- a CDS encoding SPFH domain-containing protein codes for the protein MIESFNFSFIIVVFIGVVLLLGAVFTVRQQTAVSIERFGKFQSIRHSGLQFKIPVFDKIAARISLKIQQLDVVVETKTLDDVFVKIKVSVQFVVIKDKVYDAIYKLEYPHDQITSYVFDVVRAEVPKMKLDDVFVKKDDIAIAVKREVQESMETYGYDIIKTLVTDIDPDAQVKAAMNRINAAEREKVAAQYEGDAQRILIVEKAKAEAESKRLQGQGIADQRREIARGLVESVGVLHKVGISSQEASALIVVTQHYDTLQSVGQQANSNLILLPNSPEAGNEMLNNMITSFTASAQISEKMKEHSKRKKEE